The following proteins are encoded in a genomic region of Triticum dicoccoides isolate Atlit2015 ecotype Zavitan chromosome 1B, WEW_v2.0, whole genome shotgun sequence:
- the LOC119328819 gene encoding uncharacterized protein LOC119328819 — translation MHRNPRVLLRAAAYLLRPTAAARQPLTNVRPPLPLSPRGLILPAQRRAFSTDYGKDVDEVNRKFAEAREEIEAAMDSKETVYFNEEAACARDAAGEALGAFDALLARVPPADADALRRSMGLKMEQLKAELKQLEE, via the coding sequence ATGCACCGAAACCCTCGCgtcctcctccgcgccgccgcctatCTCCtccgccccaccgccgccgctcGGCAACCCCTGACGAACGTCAGACCTCCCCTGCCGCTTTCTCCGCGGGGCCTCATCCTCCCTGCACAACGCCGCGCCTTCTCGACTGACTACGGCAAGGACGTCGACGAGGTGAACCGCAAGTTCGCCGAAGCGCGGGAGGAGATCGAGGCTGCCATGGACAGCAAAGAGACGGTGTACTTCAACGAGGAGGCCGCCTGTGCGCGCGACGCCGCCGGTGAGGCCCTTGGCGCCTTCGACGCGCTGCTCGCGCGGGTCCCTCCCGCAGACGCCGACGCGCTCCGCCGGTCCATGGGGCTCAAGATGGAGCAGCTCAAGGCCGAGCTCAAGCAGCTCGAGGAGTAG